Proteins co-encoded in one Babylonia areolata isolate BAREFJ2019XMU chromosome 5, ASM4173473v1, whole genome shotgun sequence genomic window:
- the LOC143282304 gene encoding alpha- and gamma-adaptin-binding protein p34-like produces MAAPCALIASCTSEFNPQEIVKHILNVPSLPEGCPVVESIVSYKWHIDTKYYTADVHLCTTDQRTIGDECFAESVEAFIAYFNSQEESSFQKVSSWLPYLAHINPAVQILVCQTSRQEDVVSRQTALEWCIDNGFELVELEPEENSDDEDDDFAETTGAKRIVQALHAHTWPNLTLKNKTPACSSYIRSLMQEEAALRTSAGGKPERTGNQTQQQQTPQRLHQPRRAHKRHQKQHRRTALRKNRQAKGLRPHLMHPLPTVGAQTAASLQLQRSHLGMVPDDNELAMLAALGNEDTGEESFEQLFSKLRIMKEKASTLPPDERKSYAEQIAVTFWRAIGGDEDEIEGLFDDLDPSQT; encoded by the exons ATGGCGGCCCCCTGCGCATTGATAGCGAGTTGCACTTCGGAGTTTAATCCTCAAGAAATCGTCAAAC ATATTCTGAATGTTCCCAGTTTGCCAGAAGGATGCCCTGTTGTAGAGTCTATTGTGTCATACAAGTGGCACATTGATACCAAGTACTACACTGCTGATGTTCACTTGTGTACCACTGACCAGCGCACCATTGGAGATGAGTGCTTTGCAGAGTCTGTGGAGGCTTTCATTGCTTACTTCAATTCACAGGAg GAGTCCAGTTTCCAGAAAGTGTCCTCGTGGCTGCCATACCTGGCTCACATCAACCCAGCAGTACAGATCCTGGTGTGTCAAACCAGTCGACAGGAAGATG TGGTGAGCCGGCAGACTGCTTTGGAGTGGTGCATTGACAATGGCTTTGAACTGGTGGAGCTGGAACCAGAGGAGAACAGTGACGATGAag ATGATGACTTTGCGGAAACAACAGGGGCCAAGAGAATCGTACAGGCACTGCATGCTCACACCTGGCCCAACCTGACATTGAAAA ACAAAACCCCAGCGTGCAGTTCCTACATTCGCAGTCTGATGCAGGAAGAGGCGGCGCTGAGGACATCAGCAG GCGGCAAACCTGAGAGAACAGGCAATCAGACCCAGCAGCAGCAGACACCACAGCGTCTCCATCAGCCTCGCAGGGCGCACAAGAGGCATCAAAAACAGCACCGCAGGACGGCGCTCAGAAAGAACAGGCAGGCAAAGGGACTCCGGCCTCATCTGATGCATCCGCTGCCAACGGTGGGGGCGCAGACAGCAGCAAGTCTTCAGCTTCAAAGAAGCCATTTG GGGATGGTACCCGACGACAATGAGCTGGCCATGCTGGCGGCCCTGGGGAACGAGGACACCGGGGAGGAGTCCTTCGAGCAGCTCTTCTCCAAGCTGCGCATCATGAAAG agaaagcttccaccctccctccagaTGAAAGGAAGTCTTACGCAGAACAG ATTGCTGTCACATTTTGGAGAGCAATAGGCGGAGATGAAGATGAAATTGAAGGACTCTTTGATGACCTTGACCCTTCCCAGACCTGA